The sequence CCGGATGGCTTTGGCAATGCGGGCCGTCATCCGAAGTCGCGAATACTGCCCGAAGACCCGGGTGTATTCTTCGGCCGTGATGCCCGTGTATTTGGTCGGCACCTGCGCCTGGGTCGACACGTCTTCGTAGTCGAGTGGCAGCAGGTCTTCGGCCTGTTTGATGTCGCTGTAAAACTGCTTCATGCAGGCTTCAAACGTGGCCCGGGGCTGGTTGAAGTCGGAGTTCATATCCTGGGGTTGGGTCAGGATGGGCACCCCCAGCAATTCGCCCCCGTTGGACCAGCCGCCGTGGGCACGCAGCAACTGGAACATGTAGAACGCCCGCAGGCCGTAGGCTTCACCCTTGATACGATCCCGGAACATCTGGGCGGCCTTGGGGTCGGTGGCCCAGGTCACTTTGTCGACCTCGGCCAGCATGGTGTTGAGGTACTGGATGGCCGCCTGGCTGTTAACCCACTGGTCGGTTGGGTTGTAGTTGGCCGTCCACTGGCCGGTGGCGATTTTGAGGTAGGCGTTGTTTTTGTCGTTGCTGACGGCGTCGTCGGTGGCCACGTCGTTGAACGACAGGCCCGGCAGGCGAGTGTACCCGTTGAGCAGGAAGCCCTGGGCAAACGTCACCTCTTTATACATGGCCTCTTTACCGGGCAGGTTCTCCACCTCAGGCTCCAGCAGATCGGCGCAGCCCATCAGCGACAGGCTCGCGGCGATCAGGGCAGGTAAGTATCGTTTCATAAATATTGAGCTAGCCAGGTGGCTGAAAGCTGGTTAGAACGCTGCGTTTAGGCCCAGGTTGATGAATCGGGTCTGGGGTGCCCCGCCGATGTTAGTTTCCATGATCTGCCGCTCTTTGGCGATGGTAAGCAGGTCGGACCCGCTCGCGTAGACACTCAGGTCGCGAATGAACTTGCCCGTCAGGATGCGGCTGGGCAGCGTGTAGGTAAGCTGCACTTTCGCCAGATTGAGCCGGTTGTTGCGGTACAGCCAGAAGTCAGACGTGCGGATGTTGTTGTCGTTGTTCAGGCTGGTGAGCCGTGGGTACGTTGCCGTAGCGGCGGTTTCGGGCGTCCAGCGGTTGCGGACGGCCGCCGAGTACTTGTCGTCGCCCCGAATCCAGAAATAGGCGCTGTTTTTCTGGGAGTAGGCCCCTTCGTTGCCTGTGGCGATGGTGAAGAACGTCCAGTTTTTCCACCGGGCCGTTACGTGTACGCCAAACGTAAACGGCGAGCCATTCCAGCCAGCCCGGCCCAGGTAGACCTCATCCCGGCTGTCGATGAGCTTATCGCCATTCTGGTCGACGTATTTGATATCGCCGGGCTTCACCTGCCCATACGACTGGGTGGCGCTGGCGGCGATGTCGCTTTCATTGGCAAACAGGCCATTGCTTTGCAGACCGAAAATGGCGTCTATGGGCTTGCCCACGCGGTTCTGGTAAGCGTTTTCGTAGTTCTCGGCGCGCTGGATGACTTTCGAATTATACACCGTGCCCGTCACGCCGACCGTCCAGGCCACCTGCCCGATCTGCTTGTTGAGGCTCAGGTTGAAATCCAGGCCGCTCCGCTGATCGTTGTTGTAGTTGATATACGGAATGAACGAACTCTGGGGAAACCCGGTCACGAAGTAGCTGGGGTAGATGGTAGCGGCCTGCGTGATGATGCCGTCCATCCGGCTGATGAAATAATTGGCATCCAGTGAAATCAGGCGCTGGAAGAACGAGGCCTCGACACCCACGTTGATGTCTTTCCGCTGGGCGAAGAAGAGGTTGTTGTTCTCGCCCCGCCGCGAGTCGGTAGTGCGTGTCAGGCTGCCGTCGCGCCAGCTATACCAGGTGCCGTCGGCGTGCGTGAAGATGCCCTTGTAGAGGTAGTAGCCAGGGATGTCGAGGTCGGTATGCAGGATGCCCGCCGAGGCCGTCAGCTTCAGGTTGCTGACCACGGACGAGCCCGCCAGAAACGCTTCTTCGCTGATGCGCCAGCCCGCCGACAGGGTAGGGGAGAACGCCTGCCGGTTGCCCGGTGGCAGTTTGGCCGAATGCAGCAACGCGCCGCTGAAATCCAGGTAATACTTCTGCCGGTAGTTGTAGGCGAGTTGCAGCCCCAGGTTGACGTGGCTTTGGGTGGCGTGGTATACGCCGGTTTCGGACCGCTGATGCCCCGTACCGATCAGCATCGCGTGGATGTTGTGCACGTTGTTGATCCGGTTGACGTAGTTGAACTGACCCGAGAAGAACAGGGTCTGCTGACGCCAGCTGTTACTCACATTCTGGGCGCCGTTTTTGCGGTCTTCGCCAAACTTTTGCAGGCTGCTGACCAGGTCGGTGCCCGCGTAGTTGTTCCAGGTCGGGGCGTAGATCGCGTACTGATTGTTGAACGCCAGGTTATACGACGTCGAGTAGTCAACACCGATGCGGGTACCGAACGACAACCCCGGCAACGTCTTGCGCAGGTCTACGTTGATCGTGTTGGTGAACTGAAACTGCCGGGTCGTGCTCTTGTTGTAGCCCGCCGCGTAGATGTCGGCAAACGGGTTGGTCAGGTCTTGCTGGGTGCCGCCGAGCAGGTACTTGCCGTCGATGAGGTAGTTGCTGTTCTGCACCTGCAACTGCGAGGCCTGGTCGGTTTCCTCGATCATGCTGATCGGGATCAGCGGCGAGAAACGGTAGGGGCGCAGCGTGGCGGCATTGCTCCAGTAATTACCGTGCGCAAAGCGGTTGTCGCTGAAGATGGCCGTTGCATCAACCGACGTCGTGATGTAATCGTTGAGCCGCACATCCACGTTGCCCCGCACGTTCAGCCGGGTGTTGTTGTCGTTTTTGGCTTCGCCGAAGTTCAGCAGCGAGTTGGCATGCGCGAAGCCGATGTTGGTGTAAAACCGGGCTCTGGAGTTACCCCCCGAGATTTCGGCGATACCATCGGTTCGGTTCGACACCTTCCGCAGGTAGTCGGGCGAGTAGTAATCAACGTTGGGGTACCGATACGGATCGGTGCCGGCGTGGTGGTTCCAGATGGTTTCCTGGCTATAGAGCGGGGCAAGGCCATCGTTGCGGCGGGCTTCGTTGTACAGCGTCATGTACTCGGCCGAGCCCAGGTAGTCTGGGTACCCCTTGGGCAGGTGCACCCCCGTATTGACCCGGACGTTGATCCGCTTTTCGTTGGCGACGCCCCGTTTGGTCGTAATCTGGATGACCCCTTTGGCGGCCCGGCTTCCGTACAGTACCAGCGCGGCGGCGCCTTTCAGCACCGTAATCTGCTCGATCTCGGTGGGATGGATGTCGGCGGTCGCGCTGCGGGGCACCCCATCGATCAGGACCAGGTAGTCGCCCATGCCCCAGATGTTGCCGTTGAAGCCACCCACGAACGCACTGAGGTTATCCAGCGCGCCGGTCGTGTAGTTCTTCTGCAACAGGCCCGGTACGTTAACGACGGATACCCCGCCGAGCAGGTCTTTTCGGGGCACGGTCCGGAAGGCCACATTCACCAGATCCGCCGTATTGTCGAGTTCGGCCAGCACGATCTCCGGCATGGTGGTGTCGGCCAGCGTGACGTGAGCTTGGTAGCCATCGGCGGATACCTGCACGACCGACCGGGGGGCAACGGCCAGCGAGAAGGCTCCCAGGCTGTCGGTAGTGGTTTGTACTTGTCCGGCATCGGCGCTGACAAGGGCGTTGGGCAGCGGTTTCCCCTCTGCATTCCGAACAATCGACCTGACCTCGACTTTCGGACTGGTCTGCGCTTTCAACCCCAGCGAGGCCAGGGTCAGGAGGCTGCATACCGTTGTGGTCACTATAAATTGGTTCATGATTCTGATTGGCTAACCCGACCGAAAAGTCCGGCTGGTTGGGCTGTGCGGCCCTGTTTGGGGCATGGCACGGCCCGGGATGCACCCGTTGGCGGGGCATGCAGCAGACAGTCGGCGGTTCAGTACGGCTTGGAAAAGTGTTGCGTCAAGCAGGCGTTGGGCCTGCGGTTTACCAGCCTGGGTTTTGCGGAAACGCCAGATACATGCTTACGTCAACGACCTTCAGGGGCAGCCAGTAGTGCTTGCTGTTGAAGCGCCGTTCCAGAATGACCCGCTCTTTCAGGTTGGCTACCTTGCCGTTGGGCGCCCGATCGAAATCGTGGGCCGTTTTCAGCGTGTAGGGGCGCTCGGTCAGCAGGAGCCAGCGGCGCAGGTCGTTGAAGCGGTGCCCCTCGAAGGCCAGCTCGACGGCCCGCTCCCGGATCAGCTCACCCATGAAAGCTTCTTTCGAGCCCAGAAACTTGGCGTGAACGTCGGCTACCCCGGCCCGGCGGCGGATTTTATTGACCGCTTCTTCGGCCGTGATGTAGCCCGGATGGCTGCCCGACGGCGACCCGTAGCCGTGCAGGGCGGCTTCGGCATACATCAGGTAGACATCGGCGAGGCGCATGAAACTCAGGTGAATGAAATGCGACTGGTTGTGGCCGTTATCGTCGTAGTTGGTCGTGCGGGGAATGAACTTGCCATTGAGGTATCCTGTGCGGCTGCCGTTGTTTTCGTCGCGGTAGCTGCCTTTGGTGTACAGGTTGGCGTAGCGGTGCGCTTCGCGGGTGGCCGAAATCCCCTGGATCATCTTTACGCCGTCATAAATGATGTCTTTGTAAAAACGGGGGTCGCGCCCTTTCCAGGGGTTGGTGGGGTCGTAGCCCGAGGCGGCGTCGGGCTTTTCGGCATCCGGGATGGGCAAGCCGTTGGCCATCCCGTAGTAGTTCACGTAGTTGGCCGTGGGCGAAAAACAGGTGCTGCCACCGTTGAACAGCACACCCGCAACGTATTGCTCGTTGAGGCCCCAGCGCGTGGCACCGCCATCGTAGGCGGGCGACTGCATGATCGCTTCGGGATAGCCGGGGATTTTATAGCCCTGGTTCAGCGTGTAGTAGACGCTCGACATCTCCGAGAAGTTGGCCAGCTTATGCCAGGTTTTGCCGCTCTCGCTCATCTGGAGCAGGGTGGCGAATGCTTCGGCTGCTTTTTTGCTCAACTCGACGTCATACGTTTTGCTGCCCGTCGACGACCAGTTCATCAGTGGGCTGGCCGCGTAGAGGTAGTTTTTACCCAGGAAGCCATAGGCCATTGCCTTGTTGGCACGCAGCTGATTCTTGCCCAGCGTCCGTTTGCCCGCGTCGGTATCGTCCCAGTTGGCGGGCAGCAGGTCGGCGGCGGCTTTGAAATCCTCGGCGGCCCGCAGCGCGGCCTGCTGGTAGGTGAGGCGGGGGAGATCCAGCTTCTGATCGGCCGGCAGGACCTTGTCGATGTAGGGAAGGCCACCAAAGTAGGTCATGAGCTGGAAGTGAAACCAGGCCCGGAAATACAGCAGTTGCCCTTTGATCAGGTTCTTCTCTTCGGGGGTTGCGTCGGTGAGCCGGTCGAGGTTTTCGAGGCCCATGTTGGCTTTCCGGATGCCATACCAGGCCAGGGGCCAGAACCGTTTGTTGAAGCGGTTGGTGCGGTCGAGGGTGTTGCCGGGGCCGTCCATCCAGCCCGAGCCCCAGCCGTCGTTTTCGCGCTGCCAGCCCCAGAAATCGCCGTTGTCGATCTTGTAGCCGTAAAACCAGGTAGCACCCGCGACGATGATCTCATCTTCGCCCCAGTTGAACGACCCCTGCCAGTAGAACTTCGAGTTTTCGGGAATGCAGTAGTACAGTTCCTCCACGAAGCCCTGAAAATTGACAAAGTTTTTGAAGGCGTCGGTCGGCGACACCGTCGATTGGTTCTCCCTATCCAGGTAGTCTTTACAGGAAGGCAACACAAACAGCATGGCCAGCATCCCAAACCAGCCAATCGTTCTTGTAAATCGTTTCATGTCTCAGCGGAGTGTTACAGGGTAATGTTTAGTCCGAAGTTGTACCGTTTGACGGTGGGGTAGGCGCCCTGCGCTGCCCAGCCGGTACCCGCGAAGTTTGATTCACGGTCGTCGGGCATTTTGGTCCAGAGCCACAGGTTGTTGCCGTTGGCGTAGATGCGCAGCGTGCGGATGCCAAACCGCTCGACCCAGCCCCGGTTGAAGGTGTAGGCCACTTCGGCGTTTTTCAGGCGCACGTAGGAGCCGTCGTACATATAGAAATTGCCGTACGTCGAGGGGTCGGTGGCCGTCATCAGGCGGGGTAGGGGCGAGTTGGCTGTCGGGTTGTCTTTGCTCCAGTAGGTACCCTGGTTGTAGACGGTGTTCATCCGGGAGCCGAAGCTGGTAAACACTACTTGGCGCGTTACGTTGTTGACGCCGTAGAACTGCGCAAAGGCGCTGAACCCTTTCCACTCGAACCCGACCGTACCGTTGTAGGTGTTCTGCGGCCGCTCGGGGAAGCCATACGGGATGTTGTCGTAGGTGTCAATACGGCCATCGCCGTTGTAATCGACGATCTGGAAGTTGCCGGGTAGCTTCTGCCGGTCGTTGGTGTTCTGCTCCGTGCTGGCATAGAGCTCGTCCCAGTTGTTGTAGTAGCCGTGGCTGACGTACGAATAGGTCTGCCCGATCTGCTTGCCCTCGCTCTTGCGGTAGTCGGGCAGCAGGCTGGGGTTATCCGCTTCGATGATCCGGTCTTTGGCGTGGGTCATGTTGGCGTTGGCCCAGAGGCGCAGGCCGTTGGGCAACTGATGGTTCACTTTAAGCTCCACTTCGTAGCCTTTCACCCGTACTTTGCCCAGGTTGGCCACGGGGGCATTTGTGCCGTAGTACGACGGGATGGCCCGTGAGCCACCAGCGATGAGGATGTCGGTGCGGTAGTCGTTGAAGTAATCGACGCTGCCCGACACCGCCCCGTTGAAGAACGAGAAGTCGGCCCCCAGGTTGGTTTTCGTGACCGACTCCCAGTGCACTGACGGGTTCCCCACCGACGATTCCCGGTACCAGACATAGGGGCTAAGGTCCGAGTTGTTCTCCCCGATTTTGGCCTGACCGGTGTAGGCCCACTGAGTCATGTAGAGCCAGCGCTGGTTGATGTTATCGTCCCCGATTTTGCCGTACGATACTCGCAGTTTGAGCAGATCCAGGAATTTGGCCCGCTTGAAGAAGGCCTCTTCCGACAAGAGCCAGCCTACGGCTCCCGATGAGAAAAAGTGGAAGCGATTGTCGGCCCCAAACTTCTCGGAGCCGTTGTAAGCCCCGTTTACCTCGGCAAAGTATTTACCGGCGTAATCGTAGGTGGTCCGGAATACCCAGTCTTCCCGGTAGTTGGCAATCTCGCTGCCCGCTGCCCGGTCTTCGCGGCTGAACAGGCCCATCGCCGAGCCATTGTGCTTACCCCAGGTCTTGTTGTAGTTCAGTTTGAGTTGGTAAAACAACCGCCGGTACGTAGCCCCGTTGTCCATGATACCGGGCTGAGGCGCCCAGCGAATCGCCTCCTGAAAGTCGAACATGTTGGCGGCATCATAGGTGAACCGGTAGCGCGACTCGCCCGAGGCGGGGTCGATCCACTTCGTCTGCGGATCGTTGTAGAGGTCGTTGATGCCCCGTTGGCTTTCCACGAAGCTGTTGTCCCACGAGACCGTGCCCGCCGTGCTCAGGCCGGGCAGCACCATTTTCAGGTCCTGATTCAGCGTGAAATCCGTGGTGATGCGGCTGGTTGTCCGCTTCATAATGCCGCTGCGGGCCAGATTCAGAATGGAGTTGGTCGCCGCCACGGGGTCCTGGGCGTAGTAGCCCCAGGTACCGTCTGAGTAGCGGGGCAGCATCGCGTCGGGGGCAACGCCATAGGCGCCCTGCCACATGTCGTATTCGCCGCCCGTAGCGCCCCAGGGGCTTTTCTTCACCCCGTTCGAGCTCGACAGGTTCGTAACCAGCAGGGTAGTGGGCGTGAGCTGGAAATCCAGGTTTGTCCGCACGTTGACGCGGTTGAACCCGTATCCGGCCTGATACCCCCGGTTGTTGTCCCATTCCTTGAAAATGTCGCCATCCATCAGGAAATCCGCCGACGCGAAGTACTTCACGAACGACGTACCCCCCGATACGTTGAGGTTGGCGCTGTAGGACCGGGTAACCGGCTTGAACATCTCTTTGGCCCAGTCTACGTTGGGGTAGCGCTCCGCCTCGGCCAGGCTCGCCGGGTTGCGGTATTTCGTCAGAATATCGTAGGGGGTGTAGGTCGCCCAGCCCGCCGATTCGAGGCCCAACTCGTTTTCGATCACCCGGTTACGGATGCTTCTGGCGTCGTAGGAATCATACTTATTCGGCAACGTCGACGGGGCTTTCAGTGTGTAGTCGGCCCGCACGTTGATGTTGGCTTTGCCTTCCTTGCCCCGTTTGGTCGTGATCAGGATCACGCCGTTAGCCCCTTTCACCCCGAACACCGCCGTGGCCGACGCGTCTTTCAACACCGAAATGGTCTCGATTGACGAGATGTCCACGCTGTTCATGGGCCGTTCGATGCCGTCGACCAGAATCAGCGGCGAGCTGTTGTTCCAGGAGCTCAACCCCCGGATCAGGATGCGGGGATCTTCTTCGCCGGGCATCCCCGTACTCGACGTTGTGATCACGCCAGGTACGTTGCCGGTCAGTGCTGACCCGACGCTATACACGCCGCCCGCCCGTTCGAGGACCTTTCCGGTAGTCTGTGAGATCGCCCCAACCACGCTTTGTTTCTTCTGCTGCGCGTACCCCACAACGACCGTTTCGGCCAGGGTAATGTCGCTTCCGGAAAGCACCACTTTGATGCTGCCCCCCTGTTCGACGATCACCTCCTGCGGCTTCGAGCCGAGGTAAGAGACCGTCAGCGTTTGCTTGCCAGTCGGAATCCGGAGCGTAAACTCTCCATTGACATCCGACGTGGTCCCGACGGTCGTGTTCTTGAGGATGACATACGCCCCAAACAGGGGCTTTTGGTTCTCATCCAGCACGACCCCTTTTACCGTTTGTTTGTCCTGTGCAAAAAGGAATTGGGCGCTTAACAACAGGCATACCCACGCCAGGCAAAATCCCCTGGTTCGGGAAAAACGTAGTCTGCTTTTTATAAACTGGCCTAAGCCGGGTATAATTTTAGTCATTTCACTTATGTTGAGTTACAGGTGCATTAAAAACTCACAAAGTTGATCGGCCTATTCGCCAGGCCTGCGATTTGTATTACGATTACAGAGTAATTGATTGGTTCTTTTCATGCAGTAGTTTGGGTTTAGAAATGAGCGAGGAGACGGATTAGGATTGCTGTTGTTATTGCTAAAAAATGCTATTGACTAACGACATTATTAGAAGGTAATTAAGAAGATTAGGCAGGCGAAACGGCAAAAATAATGTTGACGTTAACGAGCTATTTTATCGGATTTAGATCTGGGTTGACTTGTAGAAATCAACATGAATTAGCTGGTTTTCCTACGTAGGTTGTAGCCGGTTTTCCAGGCGGTGTACAAACTTTTTTGCTGCTATATTGGCTGGGTACGTTCGGGGATTGTTACTACAGCGAATGGATAAGGTAATGGGTACGAAACGCCCCAGGTTTGGCCCAGGGGCGAATGAATGTGAAGTGCTTTTGTTTAATAAAATCTTACTATTAGCTTATCTGACATAGAACTGATTCTGCCGCTTAGCTACAGAGGTCAAAAGTATATTAGTATAGTGCAAAAAGGCCCCGTAGCGTGTTACAGATACAATTGGCTATGTTACATGATCATAAAATGCATCGTATGGGGCGCATTTTCCGGGGGATTTGGCAGGTCTTTGTGCCGCATGTTCGGTTTGATCGTGCGTCAGTCTTGTTACAAGCCTAAACTGGTTTAACAAATCGGCCTTTTGCTTACCTGTTAGTCAGTCAGACGTTTGTTTAAGAATATCGGTGGTCTGCTTAGACAAAGCATCGCATTGGCGCTGCGGATGCGTGCCTATTATGCGGGCTATTAACGACGATAGGAGGCCGTGCTTTTTTACTTCGGTTGCTGTAATTGAGAATAGTTAAAAGCTAGTTAAGCCTGCTTAACGTGTATTTGCTGCTTAATTTATTGGGCAGCGAGTCACTTAAATTAAGGCAAACTATACTTTGTGGGAAGCGCTGAAAAAGCTACTAGTATCCTCTGTAAAGCGGCTGAAAACGGGTATGCTTTTTGTCATGGTGTGCATTTTAATCGTTTGCGGCTCGCGCTAATAGAATCGTATTTTGGATGTATGTTATGTTATAGCTATAATGATTAGGGTGCTTTGTGAAGCGCCCTTTTTTAGTAGGTAATGTCTGTCTAAGCGCTTATCCTGTTTGGCTATTGATAAGCAGTTATTAACAGGGACGATGCCTGGCTATTGCCTGATATAATTGGTTCGTCGTAGAGTGCGGTGCGGGACTAGCTACCAGCCGGAATTGAGTTCAGGTACGTTGCCGTTTTTACGGTGGACCATGTGATGCCTCATTAACGTGCCAGCCGGTAGTTACCGCCTCAGGTACGTTCCTAAAGCTGGATGATGAAGAAAAGAGGTGGGTTATTTTCGCTCTCCTTTAAGCAAAAAAAATCGGGGTGAGCACGTCAATGATTCTGACGTGCTCACCCCGATTGTACGTACGAAGTTGGTTAGTACCCTGGGTTCTGCGGGAACTTAGGCCCGTCCACTACCCGGTCGATCTGGGTTTGAGGAATGGGGCGCAGCATGTGGTAGTCCTTGACATAGGGGGCTGCCTCCGGGTTCCAGGCCTGCACACGACGCACAAGCGAACGGGTACGAACCAGGTCATGCCAACGCTGCCACTCACCGAACAACTCGCGGCTCCGCTCGTCCAGAATGAAGTCGACTGTAACGTCGGCCGGGGTGATGGTCATGGCTGTTACCGCAGCGGCGTTCTGAGCAGCCGTGTTGGTCTTTTTGAAGGCTGCCCGTTGCCGGATGACGTTTAGCAGCGCGGCGGCCCGGGTCGGATCGCCCGCTTTCAGGTATGCTTCGGCGCCAGTCAGGTATACGTCCGCAAACCGGTATAGCACAACAGGCCGGGTCGACGGGTCGTTGAAGTTGGCACCACGGCTCGGGTCCATAAACTTCTTCAGCGACGGGAAG comes from Fibrella aestuarina BUZ 2 and encodes:
- a CDS encoding SusC/RagA family TonB-linked outer membrane protein, whose translation is MNQFIVTTTVCSLLTLASLGLKAQTSPKVEVRSIVRNAEGKPLPNALVSADAGQVQTTTDSLGAFSLAVAPRSVVQVSADGYQAHVTLADTTMPEIVLAELDNTADLVNVAFRTVPRKDLLGGVSVVNVPGLLQKNYTTGALDNLSAFVGGFNGNIWGMGDYLVLIDGVPRSATADIHPTEIEQITVLKGAAALVLYGSRAAKGVIQITTKRGVANEKRINVRVNTGVHLPKGYPDYLGSAEYMTLYNEARRNDGLAPLYSQETIWNHHAGTDPYRYPNVDYYSPDYLRKVSNRTDGIAEISGGNSRARFYTNIGFAHANSLLNFGEAKNDNNTRLNVRGNVDVRLNDYITTSVDATAIFSDNRFAHGNYWSNAATLRPYRFSPLIPISMIEETDQASQLQVQNSNYLIDGKYLLGGTQQDLTNPFADIYAAGYNKSTTRQFQFTNTINVDLRKTLPGLSFGTRIGVDYSTSYNLAFNNQYAIYAPTWNNYAGTDLVSSLQKFGEDRKNGAQNVSNSWRQQTLFFSGQFNYVNRINNVHNIHAMLIGTGHQRSETGVYHATQSHVNLGLQLAYNYRQKYYLDFSGALLHSAKLPPGNRQAFSPTLSAGWRISEEAFLAGSSVVSNLKLTASAGILHTDLDIPGYYLYKGIFTHADGTWYSWRDGSLTRTTDSRRGENNNLFFAQRKDINVGVEASFFQRLISLDANYFISRMDGIITQAATIYPSYFVTGFPQSSFIPYINYNNDQRSGLDFNLSLNKQIGQVAWTVGVTGTVYNSKVIQRAENYENAYQNRVGKPIDAIFGLQSNGLFANESDIAASATQSYGQVKPGDIKYVDQNGDKLIDSRDEVYLGRAGWNGSPFTFGVHVTARWKNWTFFTIATGNEGAYSQKNSAYFWIRGDDKYSAAVRNRWTPETAATATYPRLTSLNNDNNIRTSDFWLYRNNRLNLAKVQLTYTLPSRILTGKFIRDLSVYASGSDLLTIAKERQIMETNIGGAPQTRFINLGLNAAF
- a CDS encoding RagB/SusD family nutrient uptake outer membrane protein; protein product: MKRFTRTIGWFGMLAMLFVLPSCKDYLDRENQSTVSPTDAFKNFVNFQGFVEELYYCIPENSKFYWQGSFNWGEDEIIVAGATWFYGYKIDNGDFWGWQRENDGWGSGWMDGPGNTLDRTNRFNKRFWPLAWYGIRKANMGLENLDRLTDATPEEKNLIKGQLLYFRAWFHFQLMTYFGGLPYIDKVLPADQKLDLPRLTYQQAALRAAEDFKAAADLLPANWDDTDAGKRTLGKNQLRANKAMAYGFLGKNYLYAASPLMNWSSTGSKTYDVELSKKAAEAFATLLQMSESGKTWHKLANFSEMSSVYYTLNQGYKIPGYPEAIMQSPAYDGGATRWGLNEQYVAGVLFNGGSTCFSPTANYVNYYGMANGLPIPDAEKPDAASGYDPTNPWKGRDPRFYKDIIYDGVKMIQGISATREAHRYANLYTKGSYRDENNGSRTGYLNGKFIPRTTNYDDNGHNQSHFIHLSFMRLADVYLMYAEAALHGYGSPSGSHPGYITAEEAVNKIRRRAGVADVHAKFLGSKEAFMGELIRERAVELAFEGHRFNDLRRWLLLTERPYTLKTAHDFDRAPNGKVANLKERVILERRFNSKHYWLPLKVVDVSMYLAFPQNPGW
- a CDS encoding SusC/RagA family TonB-linked outer membrane protein, coding for MTKIIPGLGQFIKSRLRFSRTRGFCLAWVCLLLSAQFLFAQDKQTVKGVVLDENQKPLFGAYVILKNTTVGTTSDVNGEFTLRIPTGKQTLTVSYLGSKPQEVIVEQGGSIKVVLSGSDITLAETVVVGYAQQKKQSVVGAISQTTGKVLERAGGVYSVGSALTGNVPGVITTSSTGMPGEEDPRILIRGLSSWNNSSPLILVDGIERPMNSVDISSIETISVLKDASATAVFGVKGANGVILITTKRGKEGKANINVRADYTLKAPSTLPNKYDSYDARSIRNRVIENELGLESAGWATYTPYDILTKYRNPASLAEAERYPNVDWAKEMFKPVTRSYSANLNVSGGTSFVKYFASADFLMDGDIFKEWDNNRGYQAGYGFNRVNVRTNLDFQLTPTTLLVTNLSSSNGVKKSPWGATGGEYDMWQGAYGVAPDAMLPRYSDGTWGYYAQDPVAATNSILNLARSGIMKRTTSRITTDFTLNQDLKMVLPGLSTAGTVSWDNSFVESQRGINDLYNDPQTKWIDPASGESRYRFTYDAANMFDFQEAIRWAPQPGIMDNGATYRRLFYQLKLNYNKTWGKHNGSAMGLFSREDRAAGSEIANYREDWVFRTTYDYAGKYFAEVNGAYNGSEKFGADNRFHFFSSGAVGWLLSEEAFFKRAKFLDLLKLRVSYGKIGDDNINQRWLYMTQWAYTGQAKIGENNSDLSPYVWYRESSVGNPSVHWESVTKTNLGADFSFFNGAVSGSVDYFNDYRTDILIAGGSRAIPSYYGTNAPVANLGKVRVKGYEVELKVNHQLPNGLRLWANANMTHAKDRIIEADNPSLLPDYRKSEGKQIGQTYSYVSHGYYNNWDELYASTEQNTNDRQKLPGNFQIVDYNGDGRIDTYDNIPYGFPERPQNTYNGTVGFEWKGFSAFAQFYGVNNVTRQVVFTSFGSRMNTVYNQGTYWSKDNPTANSPLPRLMTATDPSTYGNFYMYDGSYVRLKNAEVAYTFNRGWVERFGIRTLRIYANGNNLWLWTKMPDDRESNFAGTGWAAQGAYPTVKRYNFGLNITL